From the genome of Ziziphus jujuba cultivar Dongzao chromosome 4, ASM3175591v1:
gcaattttatttCATCTTCTTTTCTATTTGGCATTACATATTTctaggaaaaaaaatgtttcttcttcttcttcgatctgCCTTTGtctgcttcttttttcttcgtttttcatttatttcctttttccatCTGCCATATTCCTcttctttgttcttcttcttctttgatctggcatttttttttctgcaattttattttttggcaagTGCAGAATGTGTTTATATTATTACCTATTATATGACAATTACACTTGGAGAAGCggaaacaaaacaaagaaatattgTCCTACAATCTACTAATTAAATCTagaaccaattttttttatatatatataatgtactgCAGTTTGCTTGGGTTGAAGCATAGGAGCCACCACTATCTATTCTTCGTTGACATCTATTGGAGATTTATCATTGTAGTGGTGATTTTGATTTggttgaattgaataattatatcATGTACTCTCCGAGTTTAAAATAAGATGTTGGTTCTTGTTGTGCATTCACGGCATTGTAGATTCAATTATGGACAAAAGGCTAGCAACAGAGCAGGTGGAGTAATTCTATGGGATTATCATGTCATTTGTCTTGCTGGACcattttttgagaaaatgagGCATTATTACCTCTCTATTTTAGCTGTTAAGTGTACTTCGACAATTCTTAAATCAAGGATATTTTATTCTTCTCACAATTAGTAATTACAGTATGTATAATAAGTAATCACAATATGTATATGattgatagattttataaaatgttGAGATTTTGGATTTATTTCTTATAATTGATATTGCATGGCTATGATTGGAATTGTTGAAATCTGGTTCCTCTTGTTTCTTTTGcttgtaataaatattttgtattcGATATATACAAGCCCGTTTGGTTGCTTTGTTATTGTTTCCTTTTTTGCTTGAAAAAAAACCCCTATTCTtagaaaagaagaataaaagaaattaaaaaaaaaaaaaccaagaccAGTTAAAAACCATTAAAACAGTTTTCCAAAGTTCTTTTCATGAATTACCAACCATAATTGATGGTAGCTTAATATTACTACATTGGGAATTATCCTTATTACTACATTTCATATCCAAAAAAAGATGGAtgaatgtgaaaaaaatttatcaatcgAAATGGTTTTTAAGTAATTCTtccaattaaattagaaatttagCCACTtcattcaaatataaataataattactttttacagaagtaattaatcaaataaatattccaataaaataaaaacattctaaAAATGATCCAGCTACTTCATCCATATATTGTTATATTCACCATTTCTATAgaagtaatatatttatttgtatatttagttGTAATTGGGATTATTGGTTTTGGAAACaatatattaatgtaatttatgagttgacaaaaatattcaattgtcttatgcataacattaaaatatatttatttttaattaattgttatttatggcatactatgttttaagttaattttaagctatttctaaagttatatattaatataatttgtgggTGTACACAacaaattttgcatattttgcatttatatataaatatataaatgtacaaccttaattagatataataaattttttttttcatataaatttaacctttaaaattttcattttaaaaaaaaaaatttaaaatataattacaaaatagtccTATCCAGTCCGATTCTGCACCAAACATGATATAATTAGTCCACCGTTTAGTCCAGAACTATGCCAAACATAATACTGCACTAACTATTATGTTCTATCCTGTTCGATCCTATTCGATCCAAACCTATTTGGCGTGCCAAACGCCCCCAATGAGTCTCTAACGCAATCTCTTATACATCAGTCCAATTCCAAACTAAGTGTAATGTCTCTATAGCACAACCTCAGCATCAGGTGTAGTTTAGAACTATTATCCAAATTTTGCAACATTCCAACTGTAGATTATAATTATCATTCAAATAGTCCTTTAATTCAAATGTTTTGACTTCAAAATTGTCTCCCACGATATACTTGCCTTTAAATTCCTCAGCTGTTTGTTTTGAAATCTCAAATACTTGCCTTTTGCTAAACCAAAATATGCTAATCTATGAAACTTTAAATTCCCACGATATACTTGCTAACCCTTTCAATTGAAAAGTGTATAACACTTTTTAACATGTCAAGGCATATTACAAGGcgttttactatttatattccTCTTAACACAACATTGTCTATAACAACATTGAGGTTGTGATCTATAATGCCCATATGGATACATTAAAGGactcaaaaagaagaagaaacatatTTTCGAAATTGTAAAGGATTCATGCAACTGCCAATTGTAaggacaagaaaaaaataaaattcatttttatttctatttttgttaGGTAAAagtctttaataaaataaataaataaaaatacactaTATATGCTTCAATTGCGCTTCATTTTATAATGCTTAAGCTTTTGTAGGTAGACAACTTTGAGCCCTTTTTAGTCACACCTTACTCTAACGCACCTAATGCATGCTTTTGAAAACATTATACTTTGATAATAATTTCGGCAATTTCTTCTACTTCATTGCTTCATTTACTGTACATTCCAAGCTTCCTAGTGGTTGTGTTCAACAACTCATAAAGCTTGTTCTTTGCTAAAGTGATTCTAGGAAAGTTAGGAAATCTAATCCTATAGAATCaggaaataaatttgaattcttCAAAAGTTAggatatttccatttttagtttttttctttctgttaaTATTTTTGCTCCTTAGTTCTAGGAGCCGAGCCTTGTGCTCTATTCCATTTAAAAACTAATGTAATTCATATTATTCAATAGAATTTAAGAGAGTTTTTCTTCAATCTGCTTTTTCCTTCATGGTATCAAAATATTAGGTTGCGATCTAGGGACTATCTATGGCAAGCCAAAATCCGTGTAAGACGGCTTGAACCGGTGCGACCAGTAAAGACTCAGCGGTGTCAGAGGATAGCACCGCGAGTTCGAATCTGAACTCCATCTCATTAAATAGCTTGGAGGGGTCCACTAATTCGCTCCAATTGAATATCCACCGtctaaatggaaaaaattatacgAAATGGTCACAAACTATTCATTTGATCTTGGAAGGCAAGAGGAAGCATGGATATCTAATAGGAGAAGTGACAAAACTTGCAGATGGAGATTTGGCTCTAAAGACCTGGAAATAAGAAAATTCCTTGATTATTGCGTGGTTGGTGAATTCAATGGAACCCACAATTGGAAAGCCCTTCATGTTCCTACCGACAGCCAAAGATGTTTGGGAAGTAGTAAGGGATACACACTCCGATCTGGAAAATTCTTTGCAGATTTTTGGTTTAAAATCCAAACTTTGGCACGCGAAACAGGGTGACCGAGATGTAACCTCCTACTACAACGAGTTGATGACCCTGTGATAGGAGTTAAATCTCTGTTATGATGATATCTAGGAGTGCACGAATGATAGTGTCCGCTTTACAAAATGATAGGAGAATGATTGTGTCTTCATGTTCTTGGCAGGACTTAACAAGGAGTTAGATGAGGTGCGGGGTTGAATTTTAGAGAAAACTTCTCTACCAACAATTCGTGAGGCATTCTTAGAAGTTCAGAATGAAGAAGCATGGCAGAGTGTGATGCTTAACACCAAATCTGTTTCTATTACTACTTCTCACGTTCCGTGAATAGCCGGGACATTGAGGAATATCCAGAAAGGCATTTAGGGAATCGGTCTGATTCTATCTCTGTTCGTTCCGTTTGAAGAAAGGAAGGATCCCAAATTCGGAATGGGTACACTTGACgatatgaatcatttaaaaaataaacgtaTTCGTTCGATAGCGGATTTACTGATTAGTCGagcatttcttctttttaatacctgcccaatattttttgattcctgtcaaaaagaaaaagaaagaatttgagTAGAAGGTCTTCTTTTTAATAACCGAGCCGGATCTGGTGTATCATAAGGGATTTGTTAACGAAAGAGCCCAATGCACAAAAATGCATGTTGGGTCTTTGAAACAGTTCAAatcattttgataataataagtttGATCTGTTTTACCGAGAAGGTCTACGGTTCGAGTCCGTATAGCTCTATAAACCTAAAACCTATAATAAACCTAAAacctataattttaattataatataaaaaagaaaaaaaattaatatttatagaatattaaaatattaataatttttaataatttatataatattctatattCTAATTTAGAATCAATtctaatttagaattttatttataatatagaatagaaatatagaaagaataaaaaaaaaatagaattttgaagTCCTTTTCTTTAATTCTTTAGAGTTAGTTAGATTTAGAGATAATCTAATCAGATTATCTGAAGTGAGGCGAAACCAAGAGAGGTTTATTTGTATAAGagcaatataaacaaatatgtaTTCTATCTATATCGAAATAAATGTAATAggtaatagaaataaaatggaaTTAGAATTATAGTTTATAGTGGCTATGGATAATCTCCCGAACGTCTCGAAATAATACCCGGGGTGGGAGATTCAATTAACCGGGATTCAGAAGCTGAAATTTCACCTCGACCATCAATAGGTTTAGCCAGAGCATTTATAACACGGCCCAAAAAAGCCTCACTTACCTGGATCTGAGCAATTCTTCCTGTTGCTTTTACAGAACTTCCCTCTTGTATCATCAAACCGTCACCCATTAATACAACACCGACATTATTTGATTCCAAATTCAGAGCAATGCCTATCGTACCTTCTTCAAATTCTACTAATTCCCCCGCCATTACTTCATCAAGACCATAAATACGAGCAATGTCGTCGCCTACTTGGAGTACAGTACCGGTATTTAAAAACTTTACTTCTCTATTATATTGCTCAATATGTTCACgaataatgttactaatttcaTCTGCTCGAATAGTTACCATGAGTAtttcttaattctttatttttgtttgaaagaaaaataatgcctGCAGTAGAAAGACTAAccctttatttctttcatcgttCCAAACATGCCAATATTAGTATTGATGGTACGTAAATGTAACTCGGTGTTCAAACAACTATTCAGAGTTCCTAGAGCTCCTTGTAAGGCTTGTTGGAAAACCTGTTGTTGAACTTGATTAATAGCTTTTTGTTGTTCAAAATTAATGgtttcatttttgtaattttctaattgtTCCAAGGTTTTATAAGTTGaattaatcaaattcaatttttctcgAAACTGCTCCGCTTCCATTTCTACTTTCCGCAAGCG
Proteins encoded in this window:
- the LOC132803557 gene encoding ATP synthase subunit alpha, chloroplastic-like — translated: MVTIRADEISNIIREHIEQYNREVKFLNTGTVLQVGDDIARIYGLDEVMAGELVEFEEGTIGIALNLESNNVGVVLMGDGLMIQEGSSVKATGRIAQIQVSEAFLGRVINALAKPIDGRGEISASESRLIESPTPGIISRRSGDYP